ATTTATATCAGCTAATTCTAAAGCCCTATCATTTACATCAGTTAATACATATTTACTATGTTTATAGAATTTAGATAAAAGTAATGTTACTGTTCCATAACCACAGCCTATATCAAGTAATTTAAATTTTTCTTTTTTGTTATTATTAATAAATTCCCTCAACATTACATCTGTTCCAAAATCTAACTTATTTTTAGAAAATACTCCTAAATCTGTAATAAAAGTATATTTATTACCTAAAAAATCTACCTCTATTTCTTTTCTATTTGTTTTTAAGTCAATGTTATTAGTATAATAATGTTTCATAAAGATATCTTTTTTCTCCGTCCTTATACTCATCTTCAAGTAATTCTTTGATATAGAAATTAAAATCTAAGTATAATTTATTTGCTTTTGTATTATTAACACCTGTAGTTAATTGCACTTTTTTTATTCCTATTTTTTTAAGTTCTTCCAATACTAATGATAAAATTTTATGAGCCATACCTTGATTTTGATATTTAGTGTTAGTAAATAAGCCATAAATATATGCAATTTCTCTATCAAACGATGACATAACTTCTATTACTGAAACTATTTCTTTACCTTTTATTAAAGCATATACTCTACCGTATTTAGCCATAGGTTTAATGTTATAGTTACCTATAGATGCCCCTTCAAATATTATATCCTCTAACTCTACAATAGAATAAAGCATACCTTCATCTTTTATTGGATCTAATAATTTAAACTCTACCATTTTCTTTTACCATTTCTATAAAATATTCATGTATTCTAGTATCTTTTGTTAATTCTGGATGAAATGCTGTAACTAACATATTCTTTTCTCTTGAAGCAACTATTTTTTCATCTACTACAGATAATATTTCAACATCATTTCCAACATTTACTACATAAGGTGCTCTAATAAATACCATAGGAAAATCTGAAATATTTCCAAATTTTTCAAATGATTTAAATGAACCTAATTGTCTTCCATAAGCATTTCTTTTAACAGTAATATCCATAAGTGCTAAATGTCTTTTATCATCATTATCTATTTCTTTAGCTAGTAATATCATTCCAGCACAAGTTCCAAATACAGGCATACCATTTTCTATTTTATTTTTCAATTCTTCATATATATCAAGTTCTCTTAATAATTTTCCCATTACAGGACTTTCTCCACCTGGTAAAATTAAGGCATCAAAATTTCTTAAAACATCTTTTTTTTGTCTTATTTCAAAACTATCTATACCAAGCTTATCTAAAATTTCTTTATGTTCTATGAAAGCTCCTTGTAATGCTAAAATACCAATTAACATTACTATTTCCCTCTTTCTGCCATTAATATCTTAATTTCAGATTCATTTATACCTACCATAGCTTCTCCTAAATTAGAAGAAACTTCTGCAAGTACCTTAGGATCATTATAGTTAGTTACAGCTTTAACTATAGCTCTTGCTCTTGCTTCTGGATCACCTGATTTAAATATTCCTGAACCAACAAATACTCCCTCAGCTCCAAGTTGCATCATTAATGCTGCATCTGCTGGAGTTGCAACTCCACCAGCAGCAAAATTAACTACTGGTAATTTCTTATTATCATATACATATTTTAATAAGTCATATGGAACTTGAAGTTCTTTTGCAACATTATATAGCTCTCTTTCATCTAATGATGAAATTCTTCTAATTTCATTTTGCATAGCTCTCATATGTCTAACTGCCTGAACTATATCACCAGTTCCTGGTTCTCCTTTAGTTCTTATCATAGAAGCTCCCTCATTAATTCTTCTTAAAGCTTCCCCTAAATCTTTAGCTCCACATACAAATGGAACTTTAAAATCTCTTTTATTAATATGTAATACATCATCAGCTGGCGTTAAAACTTCTGATTCATCAATATAGTCTATTTCTATAGCTTCTAATATTTGTGCCTCAACAAAATGACCTATTCTTGCCTTTGCCATTACAGGTATACTTACAACCTCTTGAATACTTTTAATCATAGCAGGATCACTCATTCTAGCTACTCCACCAACTGCTCTAATGTCAGCAGGTATTCTTTCAAGTGCCATAACTGCACATGCACCAGCTCTTTCAGCTATTATAGCTTGTTCTGGTGTAGAAACATCCATTATTACTCCACCTTTTAACATTTGTGCTAAGTTCTTATTTAATTCATATCTATTATCTTCCATAATTATTTCTCCCTTTAAAATATTTTTTCTAATTATATCATAATTATATATATTTTAACAACTCAAAGTTTTACGAAAAAAACAAGAAAAAATACTAACAAAAGCATAAAATACAAACATTACAGCATTCATTCACTTGATATATTAAATAGTGTAAATTTATTCTATCAAAAAAATCTCTAAATTCAAGTCTTTGTTTTCATTGTTATTATTAGAAGCACCATTTGGTTTATTCTCCAAGTTAAACTCTGCTCCTATCCATGGACTTACTTTTAATCTTCCTTCTACATAACTAAATTCTGTTGATATTTTTGGCTTCACTGTTAATGAATGTATTGCTTTTTCTAATTCTGCCTTTGATGATAGTTTTCCTTTTGTTAAGTCTTTTATCTTTCCTTTTTCTTTTCTTAAACTATCTTGTTTACTTACATCGTATTTCTCTGCATATTTATGTATACTTTCCTTATAGCCTGTTGAATCTTTTATATAATCTACATATACTCCATATACTTCTTTATTTAAGCCATTTAAATTATACTCATTATCTAATGATAAGATTACTTCTACATTCTCTCTTGCCTTATATCTACTCTTCCCTCCAAAGTCTATGCTTAGGGCTTGTTTTATTCCTTCATCTGTAGCTGTAAGACCTTTATGAAACACCGCATCTAATCCATATTTAGCATCAACATATGTTCTTCACCTAATTTATACCCTTGTTCTTTTCCTATTTTTACTTTCTTTCCTTTGCTTGTTAAATGTTTTTCTATTGCTTCTTTTATTCCATTATGTTTGTGGACTTTATCTTTATTATCTGCATTTATTTTTTGTTTTTCTTCCCAAGCAATATCTTTACCACCTCTTCTATGAGCAGCAGTTAATTGAATGTTGAAAGTATCAACTATATCAGCATCCCATCTTAGACCAAAGTGATAAGGTGTTTTATCTCCTAACTTCATTTCATTATTCTTATCTTTAACACCATTTAAATCAGTACCAATGAAAGCAAAGATTTCCTTATTTTTGTGCATAAAGACACCTAAATTTCCTTTAGCACCTATTTTGTTAGTAACATCATCTTGTTTCCATAGCTCTTTTATTTGCATTTCATTAGATGAACTAGCTCCTCCTGAACTACCATTACCAGAATTAACCTTTTCATATGTTATTGGTTTACTTGCTAAGAATACATCGTATAAGTCTTTACCATTAGTAGCTACTTTATGGTCTTTGTCTGTATGGAAATGTACTTGGTTGTATAAGTTTACTTTTCCTTCTATCTTGTTATTATCATTTATTTCATAGCTTACCTTATTTTCTGTCCATACAAATCCTTGATGTCTTAGATCTTCTGGTTTTTGGTTTTCTTTATGTTTTGTGTCAAATAAGTATCTTAAATCTATTGTTGATTCTATATTTACTTCTTCTATCTCTTTTTTTAATGATAGTCCTGCTCCTGTTAATAGGGCATGGTTGTATTTATCATCTCCATTAGAAGCTTTTAGATTAGCTCCTAGCTTGTATTCTGCTAATGTGTGTAAGTCTAATCCCTTTGTTACATTTAGCTTTATCTTATTTGATGTCTTAAAGTCATTATTAATCTTTTCTAAATTGTTTATACTGCTAGTTTTATGCTCTATTGTAACCTTATTTGAATTATCTGATATTAGAGATAGTTTTGTTGTTGGTTTTATTGTTGCTCCTAGCTTTACTTCTGGTTCATGAGTTAATGTTGTATTACCATTATCTTCTTTAATCTTTAATTTGTAATTAAGATCTCCTCTTAGTTCAACTTTTTTTCCTTTGCTTGTTAAATGTTTTTCTATTGCTTCTTTTATTCCATTATGTTTGTGGACTTTATCTTTATTATCTGCATTTATTTTTTGTTTTTCTTCCCAAGCAATATCTTTACCACCTCTTCTATGAGCAGCAGTTAATTGAATGTTGAAAGTATCAACTATATCAGAATCCCATCTTAGACCAAAGTGATAAGGTGTTTTATCTCCTAACTTCATTTCATTATTCTTATCTTTAACACCATTTAAATCAGTACCAATGAAAGCAAAGATTTCCTTATTTTTGTGCATAAAGACACCTAAATTTCCTTTAGCACCTATTTTGTTAGTAACATCATCTTGTTTCCATAGCTCTTTTATTTGCATTTCATTAGATGAACTAGCTCCTCCTGAACTACCATTACCAGAATTAACCTTTTCATATGTTATTGGTTTTTCTACAGAAACACTAAAATAGTGTTTATATAAATTGCTTTTAGATGATATATATGTTATTATAAATAATAAAATAAAGAGAAAGGAGATGTATGATAAAACTACTATCATACAAATTTTTATGTTTAAATTTATTAAAAACTTTTTCATATTTACTATTAAAAAGATATATTCTTTTTTCATATACATTACTTTACTTATACTATTAATAACTATAATAATGGGTGGAATGTTTTCTAAAGATGAGATAAATGAAGACTATGAAAATATATTAATATCAGATATATTCATACCAAGTGATGACAAATTCACAAATTCTATAAAATATATAGAAGGAAAAAACATTACTTTTTCAGAAGTATATACCTCACTTAACATGATTGCAAGTGATGATAAAATTCAAAAAATATTTATTGATTTAGATACTACAGCTTTCACTGCTTCACAATTAGAAGAATTAGAGCCTGTGTTAAATAAAATTAAATTATCTAACAAGAAAATATATGCATATGGTAGTGAAATCAACAATACAAACTATGGTATTGCAACTTATGCTGATGAAATTATAGTTCCAGAAACACAAAATGCAAACATTGTTTTAACTGGATATTCAAATAAAAGTATGTACTACAAAGATCTATTTGATAAATATGGTTTTAAAATGGAAGTAATACATGTTGGAAGTCATAAAAGTTTCGGTCAAAATTATACAAGAAATAGCATAAGTGCTGAAGAAAAAGAAACACTTACTAGAATACTTGATAAAAGATTAGAACAATTTATAGAAAAAAATGCTAATGCTAGAAAGATTAAACCAGAAATATTTAAAGAAAAACTATTAAAAGGTGAATATGCATATATTAGCCCTGAAAAAGCTAGAGATTTAGATTTAGTAGATCAAATAATATTTTATGATGATTTAGCAAAAAAAATTGATTTAAAAGATGACAATACTATTTCTTTACAAAACTATTCTGAAAAGAAAATAAAAGAAATTAATACTAGTTCTAATAAAATAGCAGTAATTTATCTTGATGGAGAAATTACTGAAAAAAGTAATTCAACAGTACCATATATTTCATATAGTAATTTCGAACAAAAATTTGAAAAAGCAGAAAAAACTAAAGGAATAAAAGGTATAGTTATTAGAATTAATTCACCTGGTGGTTCTGCTATAGAAGCTAAACAGATATATAATAGGATAAGAAAATCAGAAGTTCCTGTATATATCTCTATAGGAAATATTGCTGCAAGTGGTGGTTATTACATTTCTAGTGCTGGTAATAAAATATTTATTAATCCTTCATCTTTAACTGGGTCTATAGGTGTTGTTTCAATAATGCCTAAATACTCTGCTGCTTTAAATAAATTAGGTATAAATATAGATGGTGTGGAAAAAGGTAAATATAGCAACTTATTAAGCCCTTATAAGGATTTAACAGATGAAGAAAGAAATATTTATCAAAGAAAACTTGAAAGTATTTATTCTGAATTTAAAAATGATATATTGAAAAATAATAAAAAATTAACTTCAGAATCTTTAGAAGAAGTTGCACAAGGAAAAATTTGGTTAGGTAGTGAAGCAATCAAGTTAAATTTAGTTAATGAATTTGGTGGATTACAAGATACAATAAATGCACTTCAAGAAGATTTAAAACTTGATAACAACTACAATATAGTTAATATATATTCAGAAAAAAATTATGAAGATGTGTTTTCTATATTCGATAGATTATTAATAAAATTTAAATTAAAAAACAAAAATATTCTAGTTATAAATGAGCTAGAAGAAAAAATACAGTTTATAATAAATCAAAAAGGTAAGGCTATGTATTATTCTGATATTTTACCTTTTGAATTTTAAAGGGAGATGAGTAATGAGTATATTAGATAACTTAAATACAGAGCAAAGGCAAGCTGCAAAGTTAGTAGAAGGTCAAACTTTAATATTAGCTGGTGCAGGAAGTGGAAAAACAAGAACATTAACATTTAAAATTGCATATATGATAAAAGAAAAAAATATTAATCCTAGAAATATCCTAGCATTAACATTTACCAATAAGGCTGCAAAAGAAATGAAAGAAAGAGTTGAAACATTAGTTGGTGATAATAATGAGATATTAATCTCCACTTTTCACTCTTTTGCAGTAAGATTATTAAGAACATATTCAGAAAGAATAGGATATACAAATAATTTTAATATATATGATAATAACGATCAAAAATCTATAATAAAAAAGATTTTAAAAAGCCAAGGACTTGATAAGAAATATAAGGAAAGTCAAATTATTTCAAAAATTAGTAGACTTAAAGAATTAGGATTAAACTACACTAATCTTGGTCAAGAATTAGATATGAACCTACCTTTTAACAGAGAATTTAAGGAAATATTTAGAGAATATCAAGAAAAACTTGAAAAAAGCAATGCAATGGATTTTTCTGATTTATTAGTTAATGCAAAAGCATTACTTGATGATGAATATGTTTTAGATAAAATACAAAATAGATATATATATATATTGATAGATGAGTATCAAGATACTAATGAAATACAATATCAAATTGTAAAGAAAATTGCTAAAAAGTATAAGAATATCTGTGTAGTTGGAGATGAAGATCAAAGTATTTATGCATTTAGAGGAGCTAATATCCGTAATATATTGAACTTTGAAAAAGATTATCCAAATGCAAACACTATTAAACTTGAACAAAACTATAGATCAACTCAAACTATCTTAGATGCTGCTAATTCTGTAATAAGAAATAATAAGTCGTCTAAAGGGAAAAAATTATGGTCAGATAATAATAAAGGTGAAAAAATTGGTATTTATACTGCTATAAATGTTGAAGATGAAGCAACCTTTATATCTGATAAAATAAATGAATTAAAAATTAGAAAAGATAAAAAATACAAAGATTTTACT
The genomic region above belongs to Streptobacillus moniliformis DSM 12112 and contains:
- a CDS encoding class I SAM-dependent methyltransferase, translating into MKHYYTNNIDLKTNRKEIEVDFLGNKYTFITDLGVFSKNKLDFGTDVMLREFINNNKKEKFKLLDIGCGYGTVTLLLSKFYKHSKYVLTDVNDRALELADINCKNNMVEDYEIYKSNSFENIHENFDIIISNPPIRAGKNIIFDIYENAYNHLDIDGDFYCVIQTKHGAKSTEKKLREVFGNCKTLGIHSGYRVYFCKKVKL
- a CDS encoding GNAT family N-acetyltransferase; translation: MVEFKLLDPIKDEGMLYSIVELEDIIFEGASIGNYNIKPMAKYGRVYALIKGKEIVSVIEVMSSFDREIAYIYGLFTNTKYQNQGMAHKILSLVLEELKKIGIKKVQLTTGVNNTKANKLYLDFNFYIKELLEDEYKDGEKRYLYETLLY
- the pdxT gene encoding pyridoxal 5'-phosphate synthase glutaminase subunit PdxT; this encodes MLIGILALQGAFIEHKEILDKLGIDSFEIRQKKDVLRNFDALILPGGESPVMGKLLRELDIYEELKNKIENGMPVFGTCAGMILLAKEIDNDDKRHLALMDITVKRNAYGRQLGSFKSFEKFGNISDFPMVFIRAPYVVNVGNDVEILSVVDEKIVASREKNMLVTAFHPELTKDTRIHEYFIEMVKENGRV
- the pdxS gene encoding pyridoxal 5'-phosphate synthase lyase subunit PdxS, which produces MEDNRYELNKNLAQMLKGGVIMDVSTPEQAIIAERAGACAVMALERIPADIRAVGGVARMSDPAMIKSIQEVVSIPVMAKARIGHFVEAQILEAIEIDYIDESEVLTPADDVLHINKRDFKVPFVCGAKDLGEALRRINEGASMIRTKGEPGTGDIVQAVRHMRAMQNEIRRISSLDERELYNVAKELQVPYDLLKYVYDNKKLPVVNFAAGGVATPADAALMMQLGAEGVFVGSGIFKSGDPEARARAIVKAVTNYNDPKVLAEVSSNLGEAMVGINESEIKILMAERGK
- the sppA gene encoding signal peptide peptidase SppA; its protein translation is MFKFIKNFFIFTIKKIYSFFIYITLLILLITIIMGGMFSKDEINEDYENILISDIFIPSDDKFTNSIKYIEGKNITFSEVYTSLNMIASDDKIQKIFIDLDTTAFTASQLEELEPVLNKIKLSNKKIYAYGSEINNTNYGIATYADEIIVPETQNANIVLTGYSNKSMYYKDLFDKYGFKMEVIHVGSHKSFGQNYTRNSISAEEKETLTRILDKRLEQFIEKNANARKIKPEIFKEKLLKGEYAYISPEKARDLDLVDQIIFYDDLAKKIDLKDDNTISLQNYSEKKIKEINTSSNKIAVIYLDGEITEKSNSTVPYISYSNFEQKFEKAEKTKGIKGIVIRINSPGGSAIEAKQIYNRIRKSEVPVYISIGNIAASGGYYISSAGNKIFINPSSLTGSIGVVSIMPKYSAALNKLGINIDGVEKGKYSNLLSPYKDLTDEERNIYQRKLESIYSEFKNDILKNNKKLTSESLEEVAQGKIWLGSEAIKLNLVNEFGGLQDTINALQEDLKLDNNYNIVNIYSEKNYEDVFSIFDRLLIKFKLKNKNILVINELEEKIQFIINQKGKAMYYSDILPFEF